A section of the Scleropages formosus chromosome 16, fSclFor1.1, whole genome shotgun sequence genome encodes:
- the LOC108925750 gene encoding protein transport protein Sec24D-like isoform X2 produces MPQAPQMAPPPSASGQPFMPQSPQMAPPPIGASSAMGTTAAAAAMGVPGSFSGLPHPPGGSGFQQPPGLAGPQGFQPQQVGPYTGQMGAQPGFPGAFPAGAAQMAGPPQKKLDPDSIPSTTQVIEDDQTKRGGQVYATNLRGQVPPLVTTDFVVQDQGNASPRFIRCTTYCFPCTADLAKQCQVPLAAVIKPFAAVPKNETPLYTVDHGEAGPIRCNRCKAYMCPFMHFIDGGRRYQCGFCSCVNEVPAFYFQHLDHMGRRVDAYQRPELSLGSYEFVATLEYCKNKKPPNPPAFIFMIDVSYPNIKSGLVRLLCAELKSLLERLPREEGAGSSAVRVGFVTYNKILHFYNVKSTLAQPQMMVVSDVAEMFVPLLDGFLVNFQESRSVINNLLEQIPDMFTDTGESETVFAPVVQAGMEALKAADSSGKLFIFHSSIPTAEAPGKLKNRDDRKLINTEKEKTLFQPAKGVYEDLSKECVSNGCCVDLFLFPGQYIDVATMGSVAMHTGGSVYKYSNFQAQVDGDNFLRDIRKEVEKPVGFDATMRVRTSTGFRATDFFGAIYMSNTTDVEMAAVDCHKAVTVEFKHDDKLSDDAGALVQCALLYTSVGGQRRLRIHNLSLSCSSQLADLYKSCETDALVNFFAKSAYRAMVNQPLKAVREVLVHQTAHMLACYRKNCASPSAVSQLILPDAMKVLPVYMNSLMKSAALVGSADLSTDDRALQRLLVTGMGVEETQALFYPRLIPLHNLDVGSKAVPLAVRCSEERLSEGGVFLLENGLQMFLWLGQACPPEFIQSIFNVPSFAHLGADVMTSIPELDNTLSKKLRSVIDHINQQRSHAMKLVVVKQKDRSEAPFRQHLVEDKGLHGGASYMDFLCYVHREIRQLLT; encoded by the exons ATGCCTCAGGCTCCTCAGATGGCACCTCCACCTTCAGCCTCGGGACAACCCTTCATGCCTCAGTCCCCTCAGATGGCACCTCCACCAATCGGTGCTAGCTCTGCTATGGgcaccacagctgctgctgcagcaatgGGAGTGCCTGGGTCCTTCTCTGGGCTGCCGCATCCCCCTGGTGGTTCTGGATTCCAGCAACCCCCAGGATTAGCAGGACCACAAGGGTTCCAACCACAGCAAG TGGGACCATACACAGGGCAAATGGGCGCACAGCCTGGCTTCCCCGGAGCCTTCCCAGCAGGGGCCGCCCAGATGGCTGGGCCTCCACAGAAGAAGCTGGATCCCGACTCCATTCCCAGCACG ACACAAGTGATCGAGGACGACCAGACCAAACGTGGAGGGCAGGTTTATGCCACCAATCTTAGGGGGCAGGTGCCCCCCTTGGTGACCACAGACTTTGTGGTCCAAGATCAAG GCAACGCGAGCCCCCGTTTCATACGCTGTACGACCTACTGTTTCCCCTGCACAGCTGACCTGGCCAAGCAGTGCCAGGTGCCCCTAGCGGCTGTCATCAAACCCTTTGCCGCCGTCCCCAAAAACGAG ACACCCCTGTACACGGTGGACCACGGCGAGGCAGGACCCATCCGCTGCAACCGTTGCAAGGCCTACATGTGTCCTTTCATGCATTTTATCGACGGGGGGCGTCGCTACCAGTGCGGCTTTTGCAGCTGCGTAAATGAAG TGCCAGCATTTTATTTCCAACATCTGGACCACATGGGCCGGAGGGTAGACGCCTACCAGAGGCCCGAGCTCTCTCTGGGATCCTATGAGTTTGTTGCCACTTTGGAGTACTGCAAG AACAAGAAACCTCCCAATCCGCCTGCATTTATCTTCATGATCGACGTGTCCTATCCCAACATCAAGAGCGGCCTGGTCAGGCTTCTATGCGCCGAGCTGAAGTCGCTGCTGGAGAGACTGCCCAG AGAGGAGGGTGCGGGGAGCTCTGCCGTCAGGGTTGGCTTTGTCACCTACAACAAGATCCTGCACTTCTACAACGTGAAGAGCACCTTGGCCCAGCCGCAGATGATGGTGGTGTCCGACGTGGCAGAGATGTTCGTGCCGCTGCTCGACGGCTTTCTTGTCAACTTCCAGGAGTCTCGATCAGTCATCAACAA TCTCCTGGAGCAGATTCCAGACATGTTCACCGACACCGGCGAAAGCGAGACCGTCTTCGCCCCCGTTGTGCAGGCCGGCATGGAGGCCCTCAAG GCAGCCGACTCCAGCGGGAAGCTCTTCATCTTCCACTCCTCCATCCCCACTGCCGAGGCTCCTGGGAAACTGAAGAACCGGGATGACAGGAAGCTCATCAACACTGAGAAGGAGAAG ACGCTCTTCCAGCCCGCGAAAGGCGTCTACGAGGATCTGTCCAAGGAGTGCGTGTCCAACGGCTGCTGCGTGGACCTCTTCCTCTTCCCCGGCCAGTACATAGACGTGGCCACCATGGGCAGCGTTGCCATGCACACCGGCGGCTCCGTCTACAAGTACAGCAATTTCCAG GCTCAAGTTGATGGGGACAATTTCCTGAGGGACATCAGGAAGGAAGTGGAGAAGCCAGTAGGGTTTGACGCCACCATGCGAGTTCGGACCAGTACAG GCTTCAGAGCCACAGACTTCTTTGGAGCCATCTACATGAGCAACACCACTGACGTAGAGATGGCTGCCGTGGACTGCCACAAGGCCGTCACTGTGGAGTTCAAACACGACGACAAGCTCAGCGATGACGCCGGCGCTCTCGTTCAG TGTGCGCTGCTGTACACCTCAGTTGGAGGGCAGCGGCGACTGCGCATACACAACCTCAGCCTCAGCTGCAGCTCCCAGCTGGCCGACCTCTACAAGAGCTGCGAGACGGACGCTCTGGTCAACTTCTTCGCCAAGTCAG CGTACCGCGCCATGGTGAACCAGCCCCTGAAGGCGGTGAGGGAGGTCCTGGTGCACCAAACAGCCCACATGTTGGCCTGCTACAGGAAGAACTGTGCCAGCCCCTCGGCCGTCAGCCAG CTGATCCTGCCGGACGCCATGAAGGTGCTCCCCGTGTACATGAACAGCCTCATGAAGAGCGCCGCCCTGGTGGGCAGTGCAGACCTCTCCACGGACGACAGGGCCCTCCAAAGGCTGCTGGTGACCGGGATGGGCGTGGAGGAGACCCAGGCCCTTTTCTACCCCCGACTTATTCCTCTG CACAACTTGGATGTGGGCAGCAAGGCGGTGCCGCTCGCCGTGCGCTGCTCTGAGGAGCGCCTCTCCGAGGGAGGAGTCTTCCTGCTGGAGAACGGCCTCCAGATGTTCCTGTGGCTGGGTCAGGCCTGCCCTCCGGAGTTCATCCAGAGCATCTTCAACGTGCCGTCCTTCGCTCACCTCGGCGCAGACGTG ATGACGTCCATACCAGAGCTGGACAACACGCTCTCTAAGAAACTGCGCTCTGTAATTGACCACATCAACCAACAGCGGTCCCATGCCATGAAG CTCGTCGTCGTGAAGCAGAAAGACCGCTCCGAGGCGCCCTTCCGCCAACACCTGGTCGAGGACAAGGGTCTGCATGGAGGAGCCTCGTACATGGACTTCCTGTGCTACGTCCACCGCGAGATCCGGCAGCTGCTCACCTAA
- the LOC108925750 gene encoding protein transport protein Sec24D-like isoform X1, which produces MSQQGYVAAPPLSQAQPGIGGYPASFGVPPSQPHYAHYGGTPQSAASPPPAVYKTPASSGSSLPPPPGPGPFVSNGVHNGVGTRGFPPPTSAASGSTYPSSPYPGLAPSPASTQQLANQMGAMQIGGYGHGPLHGPQSPTSSVPQPTSQVLPPTSGRPLMPQAPQMAPPPSASGQPFMPQSPQMAPPPIGASSAMGTTAAAAAMGVPGSFSGLPHPPGGSGFQQPPGLAGPQGFQPQQVGPYTGQMGAQPGFPGAFPAGAAQMAGPPQKKLDPDSIPSTTQVIEDDQTKRGGQVYATNLRGQVPPLVTTDFVVQDQGNASPRFIRCTTYCFPCTADLAKQCQVPLAAVIKPFAAVPKNETPLYTVDHGEAGPIRCNRCKAYMCPFMHFIDGGRRYQCGFCSCVNEVPAFYFQHLDHMGRRVDAYQRPELSLGSYEFVATLEYCKNKKPPNPPAFIFMIDVSYPNIKSGLVRLLCAELKSLLERLPREEGAGSSAVRVGFVTYNKILHFYNVKSTLAQPQMMVVSDVAEMFVPLLDGFLVNFQESRSVINNLLEQIPDMFTDTGESETVFAPVVQAGMEALKAADSSGKLFIFHSSIPTAEAPGKLKNRDDRKLINTEKEKTLFQPAKGVYEDLSKECVSNGCCVDLFLFPGQYIDVATMGSVAMHTGGSVYKYSNFQAQVDGDNFLRDIRKEVEKPVGFDATMRVRTSTGFRATDFFGAIYMSNTTDVEMAAVDCHKAVTVEFKHDDKLSDDAGALVQCALLYTSVGGQRRLRIHNLSLSCSSQLADLYKSCETDALVNFFAKSAYRAMVNQPLKAVREVLVHQTAHMLACYRKNCASPSAVSQLILPDAMKVLPVYMNSLMKSAALVGSADLSTDDRALQRLLVTGMGVEETQALFYPRLIPLHNLDVGSKAVPLAVRCSEERLSEGGVFLLENGLQMFLWLGQACPPEFIQSIFNVPSFAHLGADVMTSIPELDNTLSKKLRSVIDHINQQRSHAMKLVVVKQKDRSEAPFRQHLVEDKGLHGGASYMDFLCYVHREIRQLLT; this is translated from the exons CTGTGTACAAGACCCCCGCTTCGTCCGGCTCCAGCCTGCCACCACCCCCAGGGCCAGGGCCGTTTGTGTCTAACGGTGTGCACAACGGAGTCGGCACACGCGG GTTCCCCCCTCCCACCTCAGCTGCCTCTGGCTCCACATACCCTTCGTCCCCTTATCCAGGATtggctccttctccagcctctaCGCAGCAGCTAGCCAATCAGATGGGTGCTATGCAAATCGGCGGATATG GCCATGGGCCTCTCCACGGTCCTCAGTCACCCACAAGTTCGGTACCACAACCGACTTCCCAGGTTCTGCCACCAACATCAGGACGCCCCCTCATGCCTCAGGCTCCTCAGATGGCACCTCCACCTTCAGCCTCGGGACAACCCTTCATGCCTCAGTCCCCTCAGATGGCACCTCCACCAATCGGTGCTAGCTCTGCTATGGgcaccacagctgctgctgcagcaatgGGAGTGCCTGGGTCCTTCTCTGGGCTGCCGCATCCCCCTGGTGGTTCTGGATTCCAGCAACCCCCAGGATTAGCAGGACCACAAGGGTTCCAACCACAGCAAG TGGGACCATACACAGGGCAAATGGGCGCACAGCCTGGCTTCCCCGGAGCCTTCCCAGCAGGGGCCGCCCAGATGGCTGGGCCTCCACAGAAGAAGCTGGATCCCGACTCCATTCCCAGCACG ACACAAGTGATCGAGGACGACCAGACCAAACGTGGAGGGCAGGTTTATGCCACCAATCTTAGGGGGCAGGTGCCCCCCTTGGTGACCACAGACTTTGTGGTCCAAGATCAAG GCAACGCGAGCCCCCGTTTCATACGCTGTACGACCTACTGTTTCCCCTGCACAGCTGACCTGGCCAAGCAGTGCCAGGTGCCCCTAGCGGCTGTCATCAAACCCTTTGCCGCCGTCCCCAAAAACGAG ACACCCCTGTACACGGTGGACCACGGCGAGGCAGGACCCATCCGCTGCAACCGTTGCAAGGCCTACATGTGTCCTTTCATGCATTTTATCGACGGGGGGCGTCGCTACCAGTGCGGCTTTTGCAGCTGCGTAAATGAAG TGCCAGCATTTTATTTCCAACATCTGGACCACATGGGCCGGAGGGTAGACGCCTACCAGAGGCCCGAGCTCTCTCTGGGATCCTATGAGTTTGTTGCCACTTTGGAGTACTGCAAG AACAAGAAACCTCCCAATCCGCCTGCATTTATCTTCATGATCGACGTGTCCTATCCCAACATCAAGAGCGGCCTGGTCAGGCTTCTATGCGCCGAGCTGAAGTCGCTGCTGGAGAGACTGCCCAG AGAGGAGGGTGCGGGGAGCTCTGCCGTCAGGGTTGGCTTTGTCACCTACAACAAGATCCTGCACTTCTACAACGTGAAGAGCACCTTGGCCCAGCCGCAGATGATGGTGGTGTCCGACGTGGCAGAGATGTTCGTGCCGCTGCTCGACGGCTTTCTTGTCAACTTCCAGGAGTCTCGATCAGTCATCAACAA TCTCCTGGAGCAGATTCCAGACATGTTCACCGACACCGGCGAAAGCGAGACCGTCTTCGCCCCCGTTGTGCAGGCCGGCATGGAGGCCCTCAAG GCAGCCGACTCCAGCGGGAAGCTCTTCATCTTCCACTCCTCCATCCCCACTGCCGAGGCTCCTGGGAAACTGAAGAACCGGGATGACAGGAAGCTCATCAACACTGAGAAGGAGAAG ACGCTCTTCCAGCCCGCGAAAGGCGTCTACGAGGATCTGTCCAAGGAGTGCGTGTCCAACGGCTGCTGCGTGGACCTCTTCCTCTTCCCCGGCCAGTACATAGACGTGGCCACCATGGGCAGCGTTGCCATGCACACCGGCGGCTCCGTCTACAAGTACAGCAATTTCCAG GCTCAAGTTGATGGGGACAATTTCCTGAGGGACATCAGGAAGGAAGTGGAGAAGCCAGTAGGGTTTGACGCCACCATGCGAGTTCGGACCAGTACAG GCTTCAGAGCCACAGACTTCTTTGGAGCCATCTACATGAGCAACACCACTGACGTAGAGATGGCTGCCGTGGACTGCCACAAGGCCGTCACTGTGGAGTTCAAACACGACGACAAGCTCAGCGATGACGCCGGCGCTCTCGTTCAG TGTGCGCTGCTGTACACCTCAGTTGGAGGGCAGCGGCGACTGCGCATACACAACCTCAGCCTCAGCTGCAGCTCCCAGCTGGCCGACCTCTACAAGAGCTGCGAGACGGACGCTCTGGTCAACTTCTTCGCCAAGTCAG CGTACCGCGCCATGGTGAACCAGCCCCTGAAGGCGGTGAGGGAGGTCCTGGTGCACCAAACAGCCCACATGTTGGCCTGCTACAGGAAGAACTGTGCCAGCCCCTCGGCCGTCAGCCAG CTGATCCTGCCGGACGCCATGAAGGTGCTCCCCGTGTACATGAACAGCCTCATGAAGAGCGCCGCCCTGGTGGGCAGTGCAGACCTCTCCACGGACGACAGGGCCCTCCAAAGGCTGCTGGTGACCGGGATGGGCGTGGAGGAGACCCAGGCCCTTTTCTACCCCCGACTTATTCCTCTG CACAACTTGGATGTGGGCAGCAAGGCGGTGCCGCTCGCCGTGCGCTGCTCTGAGGAGCGCCTCTCCGAGGGAGGAGTCTTCCTGCTGGAGAACGGCCTCCAGATGTTCCTGTGGCTGGGTCAGGCCTGCCCTCCGGAGTTCATCCAGAGCATCTTCAACGTGCCGTCCTTCGCTCACCTCGGCGCAGACGTG ATGACGTCCATACCAGAGCTGGACAACACGCTCTCTAAGAAACTGCGCTCTGTAATTGACCACATCAACCAACAGCGGTCCCATGCCATGAAG CTCGTCGTCGTGAAGCAGAAAGACCGCTCCGAGGCGCCCTTCCGCCAACACCTGGTCGAGGACAAGGGTCTGCATGGAGGAGCCTCGTACATGGACTTCCTGTGCTACGTCCACCGCGAGATCCGGCAGCTGCTCACCTAA